CGGACGGCCTGACGGGGGGATGTCGATTTGATGATTTTGGTAAGGCTATGAAGCCTTTGGGCGTAGTCATATCACCCAAGGTTCATCTTGATGTGCGATCACGATTGTCGTCATTTGAGGCGCAGGACCGCACAATTGTCACCCCCCAGTCGCTGCGGTCTTAGCGGCCGGCGCCCCAAAAGCCGGCCGCTCCCCTGGGGGCTATACCCCTTGTGCTAGGTCTTTTGGACGAGTTGAGGACTTCGCAGTCCGGAGTACAATGGTGTTCTCCTAAGTCGAGCGTAGAAGAGGTTACGTCTTAGGAGGGGCCCGCGCAGGGGGAAAAGGCGCGGGCCTTTTTATTTTGCAGCACAGCATCAAAAAAGGTGATGCTATTTACAAAATTTCATGCATGTTCGCCGCGGGCTGGGGCGAGACATGATTCCAAAAAACAACGATGGTTGCGCGGATGATCTTCCGAACGGAGACGATTATTCAGAGCTTACCGATGGCGAACTCGAAGAGCTCGCTTTTGTGCTGATCGAGGCACTGACAATTCCGCCGCTGTCGGCCTGTTCCAGGTCGGGTATTGCGGACCTTGCCCCACAACTACCATCGGAATGAAGGGGAAGGTAGTTCCCGCCCTCCATGACCCGAGCTCAGCCTCCGGCGGCCGCTTCCAGGCCGGCGATATCGAACACCATCCTTCAGCATGGCCTCGGTGAGCCGATTCTTCCGCCGACCGCCGATAGTCCGTGTTTTCGCCGCAACGTCTGTGTTAGGAGGCGTCCCACACGAGACGATGAGATAGACCGATGCTTCCCTGGATACAGCTTGACCGCGCAACCATTCCCGGCGAGGGCGGCGAATTGCGCCTGAAGCAGCGCGGAGCCGAATTTTCGATCATGCTCGGTTCGACGGAGTTGATGAACAGCCGGCTGAGCGGTTCGGAAGAGGCGCTGGCGACGCTCTCCTGTGAGCGGATTGCCGGGCGGAAAAATACCCACATGCTGATCGGAGGCCTCGGCATGGGGTTTACGCTGCGGGCGGCCCTGGGAGCCCTGTCGGACGATACCAGGGTCACCATCGCGGAACTGGTTCCGGCCGTGGTCGACTGGGCGCGCGGGCCGATGGCGGAGTTTCACAAGGGGACGCTCGACGATCCGCGTGTCGATATTCATGTCGGCGATGTCGGTGCGCTGATCCGGTCGCGCGACGCCGCTTACGATGCCATCCTGCTCGATGTCGACAACGGCCCCGACGGGCTTACGCGTGCTTCCAACGACAGCCTTTATAACCACACCGGGCTTCGAGCCGCCAAGGCTGCGCTGCGCGACAACGGCGTCCTGGCCGTCTGGTCGTCAGCGCCGGATGCCGCCTTCACCCGGCGGCTGCGGGACGTGGGATTTGCCGCCGAGGAGGTTTATGTGCGTGCCAATGGCAAGCGCGGTGGCCGCCACGTCCTGTGGATGGCCACCAACCGGCAGTAGGTCTGCAACGGCCAGTCCGCGGGAGCTTCGAAGAGCGGCACTACCGCACTCATTTCGCCCCGTCTTCATGCTCCAGTGAGCCTGAGGCGGACGGCAAGAGCGAAAAGAGATGGGCGTTCATCGCCGCCTGCGCCCATTCGGGATTGCGGGCCTTGAGCGCCGCGAGGATTTCCCGATGCTGGGCATGGGTGCGGCGGGTGCGCACTTCGACCGGCTCCGAATAGCGGTTGAAGATCGAGGCCGGCAGTTCCAGCGAAGAGGCCAGGATCTTTTCGAGCCGCGGGCTTTCGGCGGCAGCGGCGATCACCGCGTGGAATTCGCCGTTGAGCTTGTCGAACCCTTCGAGATGTTCGTTCCAGCCGAGTTCCTCGAACTGGGTCTCCATCAACCGTTCCAGCTCCTGCAGCCGCTGCAGCTCGGCTTCCGAGATGCGGGTGGCAGCGCGGCTGGTCGCATGACCTTCGAGAATGGCACGCAGCCGAAAGATCTCGACCGCGTCGTCGAGCGAAAAATCCGCGACGATCCCCCGCCGGTAACGTTCCAGCACCACGAGGCCCTCGGCATTCAGCCGGTTCAAAGCCTCGCGGATCGGCGTGCGGGAAACGCCGATCGCGGCGGCGAGCTGGTTTTCGAGCAGCTTGTCACCGGAGCGCATCTCGCCGGTGAGGATCAGGTGCCGGATGCGATGATAGGCGGTTTCGACGGCGCTCTGCGTCGCCCCGTCCTTCGCTCCGTCTCTGGTTGTCTCGTTGGTCAAGCGGCCACCTTTTCCTTGTCGTGATGATGATGCGGGAAAATATGACAATCGTCTATCGTCAAAAAGTGTATACCAGACGAGCGTACCTGGTGGGGTGATGGCGGATATTTCTTGACTTCCGCCTGAAAGGTATACAAAGATCCTTTCAGGAGGCCTGATAAGGCAATCGGCTTCGGCCGAGGGAGGAGACCACCATGACGCAAGCCCGCAAACCTTTTATCGTCGGTATCGGCGGGACCCAGCGCCCCGGCTCGAGTTCCGAGCTCGCCCTGCGCCATTGCCTCGCCGCTGCCGAAAGGGCCGGCGCGGAAACCGACCTCATCTGCGGTGCGGCGCTCGAACTGCCACTCTTCGATCCGGGCGTGACGCACCGCACTCCGGCCGCCCTTCGTCTTCTTCAGTCCCTTCGTCGCGCCGACGGCATCATCATTGCAACGCCGAGCTATCACGGCGGCATGTCCGGCATGATCAAGAACGCCATCGACTATACGGAAGATATGCGCGAGGACGCCCGTTCCTATTTCGAGGGCCGCGCCGTCGGCTGCATCGTCTGCGCCGCCGGCGACCAGGCGCTCGGTGCGACGCTGATCGGCCTGCGCTCGGTCGTGCATGCGCTGCGCGGCTGGCCGACCCCCTACGCGGCGACCATCAAATCCAACGAGAAACCTTTCGTCGACGGCAAACCAGCTCGCCGCGAGGTTGCCCAGCCGCTCGAGATCGTCGCTTCGCAGGTCGTCAGCTTTGCCGAAATGGCGATGGCCAGCCGCGTCGACGACGTCGCACCGCGCCTCGTCGCCAGCAACTGATCCAATTTCAATCGTCGTCGGATCCGTTTTGCCTTCATCCGGGCGACGGTCCCAGCGGAGCTTTCCATGAAGTTCAATTTCTTCCACCTGATGCCTTATCCCGATTACGACAAGCTGCCGCATGAATGGCCGGTCAGCACGCACGGGATCGACAGCACCCGCATCCAGGCGCTCTACAACGAATATCTCGATGAGATGGTCGACGCGGAGAACTACGGTTTCGACTGGGTGGGCTGCAACGAGCACCATTTCAGCCCCTACGGCCTGATGTCGAACCCGAACCTGATCGCCGGCGCGCTCGCCCGCCAGACGTCCAAGGCGAAGATCGCCATCGTCGGCAACCTTCTGCCGCTCCTGAACCCGGTCCGCGTCGCCGAAGAATATGCGATGATCGACGTGATGTCGGGCGGGCGCCTTGTCGCCGGTTTCCTGCGCGGCATTCCGCACGAATACATCGCCTACAACATCCCCCCGAGCGAATCCCGCAGCCGTCTGCGCGAAGCGACCGAACTGATCATCAAGTGTTGGACCGAAGACGAGCCCTTCGGATGGGAAGGCGAGCATTATCAGTTCCCGGCCGTCTCGATCTGGCCGAAGCCCATCCAGAAGCCGCATCCGCGTATCCTGATGTCAGCCAGCAACGCGGAATCGGCCGAGTTCGTCGCCAAGATGCGTGCGATCATGGGCATCACGCTGATCCAGGACCTGTCGATCGCCAAGGCCGCCATCGAGAATTTCAAGAAGACCGCACGCTCCTACGGCTGGGAGCCGACACCGGACGACATCCTGGTCGGCCAGCAGATCTGCATCGCCGATACGGACGAGGAGGCGAGGCACCACATGGCCGCCGCCCAGACCTACTTCCACCAGACGCTGATGCGCCCGCAGCGCTCCGCCCAGCAACTCGTTCTCGGGCAGAGCCGCTACTACACCGAGGCCGACGCCGGCGAAAACTTCCAGAAGCGCCTCGCAACGTTGCGCGGCCGTACAGTGGAAGAGCAGATAGAAGCCGGTTCGATCATCTGCGGTAGCCCTCAGTCGGTCATCAGGCAGATCAAGCGCCTGCGCCAGGAACTGGATTGCGGCCTGCTGAACCTGACGGTCAAGGTCGGCAACATGCCGGGCAGCGTCGTTCGCCGTGGCATGGAACTGTTCCGCGACCGCGTCGCGCCTGAAGTCGCTGGCCTGTAAGAGGAGTTTGACCCATGAGCTTTGAATTGAAGACGATCGAGCTTTCCGGCGGCAGGCTCTCCTATCATGTCGGCGGCACGGGGCAGCCGGTTGTCTACCTGCATGCTGCTGGCGGCGTGATGCTGACCGAGCCGTTGAGGGCGCTGACCGGTAACCACACGGTCTATGCACCGATCTGCCCGGGCTTCGACGGCACCGAGCCGAACGAAAGCCTGAAGACGGTGCGGGACTGGGTGGCCATGGTCGCCGAGTTCGCCGAAAAGCTGGTCGGCCCGCGGTTCGACGTGATCGGCTCCTCCTTCGGCAGCTGGTCGGCCTTGTGGCTTGCTGCCGAGCGCCCAAAAATGGTCGACCACCTGATCCTCGGCGTGCCGGCCGGCTTCCGGTTCGAGGGCAAGGGCGGTTTGCCCGCCGATCCGGACGCGCGGTTCAAGGCGCTCTACGCCCATCCGCAAAAGATCAAGTCGGCGCCGAAATCGCCTGAAGTCATGGCCAACAACGGCAAAACTTACGAGCGCCTCGCCAATAATGTTCAGGTTGACGAGGCACTGAGTGCCCGCCTGCCCTCGATCGAGGCGGTGACGCTGATCCTGCTCGGCACCGAAGACAAGGTCGTGCCGGCGGAGGCCGGCGCGCACCTGAAGCGCAACATCCCGACCTCGCAGCGTGCCTTCATCTTCGACGCCGCCCATTCGATCGAGGTCGACCAGCCGGAGCGCACGTTGCGGCTCTGGGCCGACTTCCTGAAGCGCGGCCCCGGCTACGTGCTCAACCAGGGACCGGAAGCCGCCTGACGCTATTCCCTTCCCAGGGAAGCCTGGCCCAGACCCCGGTCTGGGCCTTTTTCTTGCGAGACTTTGCACTTTCCCTTATTCCGGTCGGCGCTCGGTTCTCGTCGAGAGAGGAAGGCTTTCCAAGCCGATTTCCACAGACCATAATTTTCAACATTGACGGATATAATATGTCTATTATGAATTGATTTGCGTTTCGCTTCAGGATGGCCCAAGAGCCGCATGCGGAATGCCATCGTCCGGGATATGTGGGACGATGTGAATGGGAGGAATGGCATGATCGGCGAAGACGTCAGGCGCAAGGAAGACAACCGGTTGATCACCGGCAAGGGCCAGTATGCCGACGACCTCAAATTCGAAAACACCGCCTATGCCGCCTTCGTGCGTTCGCCGCATGCCCATGCGATCATCCGCAGCATCGACACGTCCGCCGCCCGCGACATGCCGGGCGTGCTCGCCGTCCTGACCGGCGAGGATATCGTCGCCGCCGGCATCGCGCCGATCCCGCATGCGATCGGCAGTTCGCAGTTCGGATCCGACATCCGTATCAAGAACTATGACGGCACAGAGCGCGCCCGCACCCATCACCAGGCGCTGCCGACCGACCGGGCCCGCTTCGTCGGCGAGGCGGTCGCCATGGTGATCGCCGAGAGCACCGATCTCGCCAAGGATGCCGCGGAAGCGATCGAGATCGACTGGGAGGAGCTGCCTTCCGTCGTGCGCGGCGTCGACGCGCTGGAAGAGGGTGCCCCGCAGCTCTGGGACCATGTTCCGGGCAACAAGGCGATGGACGGCGAAGTCGGCGAGAGGGCCGGCACTGAGCAAGCTTTCGCCAAGGCCGCTCATGTCCTCGAATTCACCAGCTGGGCGCAACGCGTCACCGGCGTCCATATGGAGCCGCGTTCCTCCGCCGCCGAATACGACCCGGAGACCGGCAAGTTCACCATCCACGCCTCCGGCGGCCATGGCGTGGTGATGATGCGTGAGCAGATCGCTGCGTCTCTCGGCGTCGACATGGCCTTCGTGCGGGTCGTCGCGCCCCGCGATGTCGGCGGCAATTTCGGCACCCGCAATGCCACCTATCCGGAATTCGTGCTTTTGCCCTACGCCGCCAAGCTCACTGGCCGGCCGGTCAAACACCAGGCGGAGCGCATCGAAGCGTTCCTGTCGGATTTCCAGGGCCGCGACCTGCATGTGAAGGCAAAGCTTGCGCTCGACGAAAACGGCAAGTTCCTGGCTTTCCACTCGGTCAATACCAGCAATATCGGCGCCCATACGGTGTCCTACACGCCCCTCAACAAGGGCATCCAGCTGATGACCAGCCTTTACCGGGTGCCGGTCGCGCATGTGGAATTCCGCGCGGCCATGTCGAATACCGTGCCGACCATCCCCTACCGCAGCGCCGGCCGTCCGGAAGCCATGTACATCATCGAGCGGATGATCGACCTTGCCGCCCGCAAGTTCGGTTTCGACCGGGTGGAGCTGCGCCGCATCAACATGATCCCGGAAGAGGCTTCGCCCTATTCGAACCCGATGGGCGTCACCTATGACAATGGCGACTATATCGGCTGCATGGACAAGGTGCTCGACATGGCCGACTGGAAGGGGTTCGAGGCGCGCCGCGCAGAAGCCCGCAAGCGCGGCATGTATCGTGGTATCGGCCTTTCCAACTATATCGAGGGCACCAGCGGCGTGCCGCGCGAGCGGGCCGAGATCACCGTCGATCCGACCGCCGGCATCGTCGATGTCGTTATCGGCACCCAGAACACGGGGCAGGGGCACGAGACGGCATTCGCCCAGCTGGTCGGGTCCTTCCTCGGCATTTCCCACGAGGTGGTGCAGATTCGCGCCAGCGATACGGATTTCGTCTCGGCCGGCGGCGGTTCGCATTCCGGCCGCTCGTTGCGCTTCGCGAGCATCGTCATGCACAAGGCGACTGCCGAGATCATCGAACGCGGCCGCAGGATCGCCGCCTTCATGCTGAACGTCGCGCCGGAAGAGATCGACTTCGCCGAGGGTCATTTTCGCGCCCGTGGATCGAACGGCGTCGTCAGCCTGTTCGAGGCGGCGCAGGCTGCGGAAAACGATCTCGGCCTGCCGGACGAGCTGCGGGGTTCGCTCGCGGCGATTTCCGACGAGACCACCCACGGGCTGGCCTACCCCTATGGTGCGGCGGTCTGCGAAATCGAGATCGATCCGGAAACCGGTTTCTTCCATATCCCGCGTTACTCGACCGTCGATGACGTTGGCAAGGCGCTGAACCCGATGATCGTCGACGGCCAGACCCATGGCGGCATCGTCCAGGGCGCCGGTCAGGCACTGTTCGAATGGTCGCATTACGACCGCGAGACCGGCCAGAACCTGTCGGCGACCTTCATGGACTACCAGGTGGCCCGTGCGTCCGATTTCCCGAGCTTCGACACCCATATCAGCGAAGTGCCGGCAAAAAGCCATCCGCTCGGTTTCCGTCCGGGCGGCGAGGGTGGTACGACACCGTCGCTCGGCGTGACGATCAACTCCATCACCGATGCACTCGCCGATCTCGGCGTGACCCATATCGAAATGCCGGCAACGCCCTCCCGTATCTGGGAAGCGATCCGGGCGGCAAAAGCCAAACAAGAAGCGTGAGGAGAAAGCATTGCCCGACGTCCTGATCAATACCCGGGGGAACGTCCTCGAGATCACTCTCAACCGTCCCGACAAGGGCAATGCGCTGACGCCCGAGATGGCGCAGGCCATCACCGCCGCGCTGAAGTCTCTGTCGCCGGAAACCCGCGTCGTGCTGATGAACGCCAAGGGCGGCGATTTCTGCACCGGCCGCAGCGCCGCCATGCCGGCAGCCGGCAGCCGCGCCACCGCGCTCGACCTGCGCACCGCGATTTCCGATCCGGTCCTCGATTTCTATGAAGTGCTGCGCGAAATCCCGGTTCCGTTCATCACCGCCATCCGCGGCAGGGCCGCCGGCGTAGGCTGCGCCATCGCCGCGCTTGCGGACGTCGCGATCGCCGCCGAAAGCGCCACGTTCCAAGTGCCGGAAATGAATCACGACATCGCCCCGACGCTGGTGCTCAACGCGCTCGCCGATCGGGTTTCCCGCGCCACGCTGGCCCGCATGGTGTTCACCCGCGACGTGATCCCCGCGACCGAAGCCAAGGTGCTCGGCATCGTCGGCGTCACGGTCGCCGATGCCGGCATCGATGCGGAAGTGGAACGCGTCGTCGGCCAGCTCGAGAAGAACTCGGTCCCAACCGTTCGCGGCATCAAGGCCTTCCTCTCGATGAGCCCGGAAACCTCCTTCGCCTCGCGCAAGGAACTGGCCGCGCTGATCAACTGTGTGGCGACGGCGGAGAAGTTCCGGTAGGTGTCATCGGCTGCTGCCCCCTGACCCGGCCTCCGCTTTGCCCGGTCACCCTCTCCCGGAGGGGAGGGGATGATCGGCCGCGGCAAGGCACAAATATCGTCTCCCCAGCGGGGAGAAGGTGGCCCGAAGGGTCGGATGAAAGGGAGCTGCCGTGAGAAAACTCAGGCCCTAAGGGTCACGCCCCTTAAAGCGCCAGCCCCTCGGTGACCAGCGGAGCCAGCGCCTCCTTAGCCGCCGGCGAGATCTGCACGATCGACCGTGCATCGAGATCGAACACGACAGCGACCGACTGCATCGTGCCGAATACCCGGCCGCTGAACGGATCGACCATCCAGAAGATCAGCGACATGACGCGCTGGTCGGTCTTCTGCAACCCGCCCCAGATCTCGAAGCAGTCGCCAAGACGCGGGGTTTCGCCATAAAGGATGCGGAATTCCAGCACCGCGCCGCCGATCTTGCCGGGCGGCGTCTCGGCATGTTTGCTGACGATTTCGCGGATCGGGCCGGTGAGCTGCTTCACCCCGCCGCCGACCGCGCCGATGAATTTCTGCGGACCGAGGCGGTTGAATGCGTCGCAGGCTTCCGGCTCGATCAGGCTCATCGCGGTGCATTTCAGGCCGAGCGTGATCGCCCGATCGCGGGAGGCGCTGATCGTCACCGGTTCGTTGCTGGTGCCGCGGGCGAGCGCCTCCTTGGGAACGTCGACCAGCGAGGCGGAGGCCTTTTCGCGGAAGGCCGTTGGCCAGGGGCGAGGCGTCTTGAGGTCGGCCGTATCCACATGGGTTAGCCGCACCCTGAAGCTCGCGGCCAGCTGGCCGGAATGGCTGTTATAAAGCATCAGCACCGCAAACGCCGTCGTCTCGCCGATATCGAGGAAACCGGCGGTCATATGCAGCGACGTGCCCGCATGCGCTTCGCGGTGGAAGCGGATATGATGCTCGTTATAGGCGATCGTGGTGGCCGACGTTGGCGAGAAAAGGCCGGGCAGGCCGTTGAAGCCGAAAAGCACTGCAAGGCCTTCGTTGGCACGGGCGACATAATACTGGGTGTTCCAGTGGGCGTTCTCGTCCACTTCCCACTGGCGCACGCTGCCGCGCCAGACCTCGATCATTTCGCCTTGCTGTGCACTCACACCGGCTCCTCCTCCAGAACGATACGTCCCTTGACCGCACCTTTGGACAATCGGCTCATCGCGTCGTTGATTGATGATTTCGGCAGAGCCTCATAGGGGATGGCATCGAGTTTTCCGCTTTTGGCGAGCTCCACCAGATCCCGCAATTCCTGTAGCGAGCCGGTGATGCTGCCGATCAGGCTCAGGCCCCCTTGCGCCATGCGCATGGTCGGGATGGTGAGCTGGCCGCCGAACATGCCGACCATGATGATGCGGCCGCCGCGCGCCAGCGCCGGGAAGCAAAAGGCTGCCGTCTGGCTGTTGTTGACGAAATCGATGATGGTGCGCACCGGCCGGCCGACCGTATCGGCGATCCTCTTCGTCACGTCGTCGCCGGTCGAAGGCACCGCCTTGTGGGCGCCGGCATCGGTTGCGATCTTCAGTTTTTCTTCGGAGATATCGACCACAACGATATTCCGGTGCCCGAGCGCCTTCAGGATGACGATGCCGCTGAGGCCCAGCCCGCCGGCCCCAACCACGACGATCGCCTCGTCGGGGCGAACTGGCATCGCCTTGCGGATGGCAGAATAGGCGGTAAGGCCGGAGCAGGCATAGGTGGCGGCAAGTGCGGGGTCGAGATCACCGGTATCGATGAGATAGCGGCTATGCGGCACCACCACATGGCTGCCGAAACCGCCGGGCCTGCGCATGCCGAGCGGCCGGCCCTGCATGCAGAGGTTCTCCTGGCCGGCACGGCAGGTTTCGCACTCGCCGCAACCGAGCCACGGATAAACAAGCCTGACATCGCCAACCTTCACATCCGTCGCATCGGGGCCAATGGCGGTGACGGTGCCGAGGATTTCATGGCCGAGGGTGAGCGGGTGCTTCATCCCGATACTGTCGATCGACACTTGTTTGTCGCCCATGTCGAAAATGCCCTTCCACAGGGTCAGATCCGAATGGCAAAGCCCGCAATGAGACACCGAAACGACGACCTCGCTGCCGGTGGGCTGGGGCGTCGCCTCCTCGATTTCCCGCAACACTTCCGATGCCTCGAATACCTGCCATGACCGCATGATGCCGCTCCTCCCAGATGCATGAGAAATGAGTATCAGGCCGCCTGTTATGTGGCAATCGAGAAATGGGTGGTGGAGTTATTGGATGGGACAGCTGCCCGGAAAATTGGCAGGGGGCGGCGGCTCAAAATACGGCCGTCATCCTCGGGTCTAGACCGAGGATGACGGAGGGGAGGCACGGAGACCGCTACTCCTTCTCCTGCCCCTCGATCGCCGCCTCCGCTCCGGCAATCGCCTTATCCAGCAACTCCAGAAACGTCTGCCGCTCCTCCACAGACAAAAACCGCAGCAGGTCGGCCTCATGCTGCGGCAGCGAGGTTTCCACAAGGGCGGCGGCTTCAAGCCCTGCCTTGGTGAGCCGCAGTTCATAGACGCGGCCGTCATCGGCGGCGCGGTCGCGTTCGACGAGTTTGTGTTTGATGAGCGGACCGAGCGTCTGGACGAGCGTCGGCGGTTCGATGCGCAACCGCCTCGCGAGCGCGATCTGGCTGATGCCGGGATAACGGCGGATCAAGAGCAGCACGCCGCCCTGGACCGGGGTGACCGCAAGCGAGCGGGCGCGGAACCAGTTCTGCCAATGGTTGCCGAACAGCGCCTGCAGGCGGCGGATGCGGATGCCGACGACACCGTCGAGAAGGACGGCATGCCCGTCCCCCTCTGCCGATGGGTTGGGCTCCGAACTCATGTCTTGTCCCAGTTGCCGTAGACCTTCACGTCCATCGTGCCGATGCCTTCGAACGTGCCGTGCAGCACGTCGCCGGGAGCGATCGGGGCGACGCCTTCCGGCGTGCCGGTCATGATGATGTCGCCGGGATAAAGCGTATAGGCCTTGCTGGTGAATTCGATCAGCTTCTGGACGTTGAAGATCAGCATGTTGGTGTTCGACTTCTGGCGGCTTGCGCCGCCGATCGTCAGTTCGAACTCGAGATTGTTCGGGTTCGGGATCTCGTCTGCGGTGACCACATAGGGGCCGAGCACGCTGAACGTGTCGAGCGACTTGCGGTAGCTGCGTTCTTCCGGGCCGCGGATGGTGATGTCGTAACAGATCGCGTAGCCGGCGACGTAGTCGAGAGCATCGGCTTCCGACACGCGAAACGCCTTTTTGCCGATGATGACGGCGAGTTCGATCTCGTGGTCCGTGCGGCGATCCGCCCAGTCGACGACGACGCCTTCCGACGGGCCGACCAGCGAGCTCACCGCCTTCAGGAACACGCCAGCCTCGGCGATCGGCTTGATCTTCATGCCGTGATGCAGCTGGTCGCTGTCCAGCACCTCGTCGAGATGGAGCCGGTAGTTGACCGGGGCGCCGACGATCTTGCCCGGATTGGCGATCGGGCTCAGAAGTGCGACGTCGGACAGCAGCTTCGACGGCGCGGTCTTCGCCATTTCCTCCATGACGGGCCGCAGCTCGGCGAAATGGGCCATGAACTGGTCGCCATGGGGGAAGGGGTAACGGTAGTTCGGCAGGCGATCGAGGACGCTCGTGACGTCCTTCACCTGATCGCCGCCGACCACGCCGAGACGATTATCGTCGTAGCGACAAAAACGCATGATTTCTCTCCCTGATCTCGTTCGCTCAGACGCGGGTGCGGTCTTCGCGGAAATAGCCGAGCTTCTCCTGCGCCACGCGGTCGGAGAAGCAGAATACGACGACGTCTTCGTTGGCCTTGAACGAGCGCCATGACCAGCCCGGCACGACGATCACATCCTTGGGGCCGAAATCGAAGGTTTTAGCGCCGACCGTGATTGAGCCGGTGCCTTCGGCGATGCACATGACGATATGATCCGTCGAACGGATTCTTGCGGTTTCCATGCCTTTCGGGACATGGCTGAGCCATGCCGACATGGTCGGCATCGTCCAGCCGCCGTCGATCGGGTTGGCATAGCGCAGCGTCGTGCCGATATGGGCGTCGATTTCCTCGCCACGCGAGGCGCGGTAAAGGGCCTCGCGGCTGCGCTCATAGGGATAGTTGAAGATCGGGGTCGTCTGGCCATAGGGGCTTGTGCCGCCGATCGGCATCATGCCGGAACCGAAACGGGCGAGCGAGTCACCTTCCGGCCGAAGCAGTTCCTGCTCGGTGTCGTTGGAATCCTCGCGGAACACCGCTTCGAAAAAGGCGATCATCGGCACGTCGAGACCGTCCAGCCATGCGGCCGGGTCAGAGCCGTCATTGCCGTGGTCGTGCCAGGCCCAGACGGGTGTGATGACAAAATCGCCGAATGCCATGCGGGTGCGCTCGCCGCCGACGGTCGTATAGGCGCCTGAACCTTCCAGCATGAAACGCAGCGCCGACGGGGTGTGGCGGTGGGCCGGCGCCACTTCACCCGGCATGATGATCTGGATGCCGGCATAAAGCGTCGAGGTGGCGCGCGACTGGGCCGGGAAGGCGGGGTTTTCGAGGATCAGCACGCGACGCTCCGCCTCTTCGGCGGTCAGCAGGCTGCCGGATTCGAGGATCAGCGGGCGGATGTCGTCGTAACGCCAGCGATGCGCCTGCGCCTTGGAAGCCGGCTCCGGCGGCAGCATGCCCTTCATCACTTCCCAGAGGGGCGCCATGTTGTGCGGCTTGATCCGCGCATAAAATTCCTCCCGTTTCGCAACGGTGGCTGCATCGATCTCGTGCATGAAATCCTCCTCCTTGGCTCCTCCAGCCGGAGATCGTAAGGTATACTAATTAATTTGAGGAGGTCAATCGTGGTGGTGGAGGATGCCGCGGGCTGTACCCGATCTCCCCCCTTGTGGGGGAGATGTCACCAGAGGTGACAGAGGGGGGGGGGGCGCCACGAATTCAACCGTCGAAGAGTATGCTGCGACACCCCCCTCTGCCCTGCCGGGCATCTCCCCCACAAGGGGGGAGATTCAGCCTATCGTCCCGCCGTGCCCTTCGCCCTTGTTGGCTTCGGCTGCGCGGGCGGCTTGACGTTGTCCTCGCCCTTCGCCCCGCGACCCGGCGCACCCAGCCGTTCGGAAAGCCGGTGGGCGGCGGCCATCAGGGCGTCGATCGTCGGTTTCTTGCGGGGGCCGGCGAGCTGTTTGTCGGAGCCGAGCACGGTCATGGTCGCGACGATCCGGCCGCTATAGTCGAAGACCGGCGCGGCGATCGCGGCGAAGCTCGAATTGATGCTGTTGACCGTCATCGCATAACCTTGGTGGCGCACGGTCTCGATGATCTTCTGGATTTCCTTGGTCGTGGTGACGCGCGGCGAGAGCGAGGCCGCGTCATCCGACGCACCCCGCTTGGCAGCAGCGATCTCGTCCTGCCGCACCGCCATGGTCTC
This genomic window from Neorhizobium galegae contains:
- a CDS encoding xanthine dehydrogenase family protein molybdopterin-binding subunit encodes the protein MIGEDVRRKEDNRLITGKGQYADDLKFENTAYAAFVRSPHAHAIIRSIDTSAARDMPGVLAVLTGEDIVAAGIAPIPHAIGSSQFGSDIRIKNYDGTERARTHHQALPTDRARFVGEAVAMVIAESTDLAKDAAEAIEIDWEELPSVVRGVDALEEGAPQLWDHVPGNKAMDGEVGERAGTEQAFAKAAHVLEFTSWAQRVTGVHMEPRSSAAEYDPETGKFTIHASGGHGVVMMREQIAASLGVDMAFVRVVAPRDVGGNFGTRNATYPEFVLLPYAAKLTGRPVKHQAERIEAFLSDFQGRDLHVKAKLALDENGKFLAFHSVNTSNIGAHTVSYTPLNKGIQLMTSLYRVPVAHVEFRAAMSNTVPTIPYRSAGRPEAMYIIERMIDLAARKFGFDRVELRRINMIPEEASPYSNPMGVTYDNGDYIGCMDKVLDMADWKGFEARRAEARKRGMYRGIGLSNYIEGTSGVPRERAEITVDPTAGIVDVVIGTQNTGQGHETAFAQLVGSFLGISHEVVQIRASDTDFVSAGGGSHSGRSLRFASIVMHKATAEIIERGRRIAAFMLNVAPEEIDFAEGHFRARGSNGVVSLFEAAQAAENDLGLPDELRGSLAAISDETTHGLAYPYGAAVCEIEIDPETGFFHIPRYSTVDDVGKALNPMIVDGQTHGGIVQGAGQALFEWSHYDRETGQNLSATFMDYQVARASDFPSFDTHISEVPAKSHPLGFRPGGEGGTTPSLGVTINSITDALADLGVTHIEMPATPSRIWEAIRAAKAKQEA
- a CDS encoding enoyl-CoA hydratase/isomerase family protein, with the protein product MPDVLINTRGNVLEITLNRPDKGNALTPEMAQAITAALKSLSPETRVVLMNAKGGDFCTGRSAAMPAAGSRATALDLRTAISDPVLDFYEVLREIPVPFITAIRGRAAGVGCAIAALADVAIAAESATFQVPEMNHDIAPTLVLNALADRVSRATLARMVFTRDVIPATEAKVLGIVGVTVADAGIDAEVERVVGQLEKNSVPTVRGIKAFLSMSPETSFASRKELAALINCVATAEKFR
- a CDS encoding acyl-ACP thioesterase, translated to MSAQQGEMIEVWRGSVRQWEVDENAHWNTQYYVARANEGLAVLFGFNGLPGLFSPTSATTIAYNEHHIRFHREAHAGTSLHMTAGFLDIGETTAFAVLMLYNSHSGQLAASFRVRLTHVDTADLKTPRPWPTAFREKASASLVDVPKEALARGTSNEPVTISASRDRAITLGLKCTAMSLIEPEACDAFNRLGPQKFIGAVGGGVKQLTGPIREIVSKHAETPPGKIGGAVLEFRILYGETPRLGDCFEIWGGLQKTDQRVMSLIFWMVDPFSGRVFGTMQSVAVVFDLDARSIVQISPAAKEALAPLVTEGLAL
- a CDS encoding alcohol dehydrogenase, with protein sequence MRSWQVFEASEVLREIEEATPQPTGSEVVVSVSHCGLCHSDLTLWKGIFDMGDKQVSIDSIGMKHPLTLGHEILGTVTAIGPDATDVKVGDVRLVYPWLGCGECETCRAGQENLCMQGRPLGMRRPGGFGSHVVVPHSRYLIDTGDLDPALAATYACSGLTAYSAIRKAMPVRPDEAIVVVGAGGLGLSGIVILKALGHRNIVVVDISEEKLKIATDAGAHKAVPSTGDDVTKRIADTVGRPVRTIIDFVNNSQTAAFCFPALARGGRIIMVGMFGGQLTIPTMRMAQGGLSLIGSITGSLQELRDLVELAKSGKLDAIPYEALPKSSINDAMSRLSKGAVKGRIVLEEEPV
- a CDS encoding MarR family winged helix-turn-helix transcriptional regulator — protein: MSSEPNPSAEGDGHAVLLDGVVGIRIRRLQALFGNHWQNWFRARSLAVTPVQGGVLLLIRRYPGISQIALARRLRIEPPTLVQTLGPLIKHKLVERDRAADDGRVYELRLTKAGLEAAALVETSLPQHEADLLRFLSVEERQTFLELLDKAIAGAEAAIEGQEKE